The proteins below are encoded in one region of bacterium:
- the aroD gene encoding type I 3-dehydroquinate dehydratase, which translates to MRNKGLLENLGTRPYVVAVLNKASVETAQSAEKLSADILELRVDMLERCYHTGEKVSSVIRQLKKEIKLPVILTIRSSKEGGMAKIADGRRLDIFREAISETDLVDIEISSDRINSKVIKLAKTRNKKLILSYHNFKKTPTLPYLKNQAEKACALGCDILKIAAMANNVEEARRLLNFCSNWKKTKISVMSMGHLGAMSRLAGFLFGSCLTYGFIDQPVACGQLSVKDLVKYYHILYP; encoded by the coding sequence ATGAGGAATAAGGGATTACTAGAAAATTTAGGGACTAGACCCTATGTTGTAGCAGTGCTTAATAAGGCTTCTGTAGAAACTGCTCAATCAGCCGAAAAACTTAGCGCAGACATCCTGGAGCTTCGTGTTGATATGCTGGAGCGCTGTTATCATACTGGAGAAAAAGTAAGCTCTGTTATAAGACAATTAAAAAAAGAAATTAAATTACCTGTTATTCTTACTATACGTTCCTCAAAGGAGGGAGGTATGGCGAAAATAGCTGATGGCAGACGTCTTGATATTTTCAGGGAAGCTATTTCAGAAACAGATTTAGTAGATATTGAAATTAGTTCAGATCGCATAAATTCTAAGGTGATAAAACTTGCCAAAACACGGAATAAAAAGTTAATTCTTTCTTACCACAATTTTAAGAAGACACCTACATTGCCTTACTTGAAAAATCAGGCAGAAAAAGCATGTGCGTTGGGATGTGATATTCTAAAAATTGCAGCAATGGCAAACAATGTGGAAGAAGCAAGAAGATTACTGAATTTTTGCTCCAACTGGAAGAAAACAAAGATATCAGTTATGTCAATGGGCCATTTAGGCGCAATGTCCAGACTAGCTGGGTTTCTATTTGGATCCTGTCTTACATATGGATTCATTGACCAGCCTGTTGCTTGCGGGCAATTAAGTGTAAAGGACCTGGTTAAATATTATCACATCCTTTATCCCTAG
- a CDS encoding exodeoxyribonuclease VII large subunit, which yields MLTYDYESQSQHIFTVSELTSKIKNLLEESFPSVWVEGEISNCRMPSSGHIYFTLKDEQSQLNAVFFRGANQKTKFKIEDGLKVLALGNVSVYQRRGDYQLIVEILQPRGIGELQLAFLQLKEKLQKEGLFAPEHKKPIPLFPRRIGIVTSPTGAAIRDIINVINRRFHQIEILINPVKVQGEGAGEEIAKAIDEFNEMRDMDVLIVGRGGGSMEDLWAFNEEIVARAIYNSKIPVISAVGHEIDFVISDFVADLRAPTPSAAAELVVGEMEQITQKIRDFQTRITAALTNNLSLKKEKFFSLLSSYALRHPEERLFQYKQEIDDFSERMDRTCSHILELAIQRTGNLSGKLNMLSPLATLSRGYSYTLKLPQRTLITDTRRVKPHDKVEVKLAKGTMICEVEKTKN from the coding sequence TTGTTAACATACGATTATGAGTCCCAATCACAGCATATCTTTACTGTAAGCGAGCTTACTTCAAAAATAAAGAATTTGCTGGAGGAGAGTTTCCCAAGTGTGTGGGTAGAAGGAGAAATATCAAATTGCAGGATGCCTTCTTCAGGCCACATCTATTTTACGTTAAAGGACGAGCAGTCCCAGCTTAATGCTGTGTTTTTCAGAGGAGCTAACCAGAAAACAAAATTCAAAATAGAGGATGGCTTAAAGGTGCTGGCTCTTGGGAATGTAAGCGTGTATCAGCGCAGGGGAGACTACCAGCTCATTGTAGAGATTCTTCAACCTCGAGGAATTGGAGAGCTTCAACTCGCTTTTCTGCAACTTAAAGAAAAGCTGCAAAAAGAGGGGCTTTTTGCTCCTGAACATAAAAAACCAATTCCTCTGTTCCCAAGAAGGATTGGGATTGTAACTTCTCCAACAGGCGCTGCAATCAGAGACATTATTAATGTTATTAACAGACGTTTCCACCAAATAGAGATTCTCATTAACCCTGTCAAAGTTCAGGGAGAGGGTGCTGGGGAAGAAATAGCTAAAGCAATAGATGAGTTCAATGAGATGAGGGACATGGATGTTCTGATTGTTGGAAGGGGCGGCGGGTCCATGGAGGATCTGTGGGCATTTAATGAGGAGATTGTTGCAAGAGCAATATATAATTCAAAGATTCCTGTTATTTCCGCAGTTGGTCATGAGATAGATTTTGTAATAAGTGACTTTGTTGCAGATCTGCGCGCACCAACTCCGTCTGCAGCAGCTGAACTTGTTGTTGGAGAAATGGAGCAAATCACTCAAAAAATCAGAGATTTTCAAACAAGGATTACTGCAGCACTTACAAATAACTTAAGTTTAAAGAAGGAGAAATTTTTCAGTTTATTGTCTTCCTATGCCTTAAGACATCCAGAGGAAAGGTTGTTCCAATATAAACAGGAGATTGACGATTTTTCCGAAAGGATGGATAGAACATGTTCCCATATATTGGAGCTTGCTATACAGAGAACGGGCAATCTTTCAGGAAAGCTGAATATGCTTAGCCCGCTTGCAACCCTCTCCAGAGGATACAGCTACACTTTAAAACTACCTCAGAGAACATTAATTACTGACACTCGTCGGGTAAAACCTCATGATAAGGTAGAAGTCAAGCTTGCAAAAGGGACAATGATTTGCGAAGTAGAGAAAACAAAAAACTAG